A single genomic interval of Xyrauchen texanus isolate HMW12.3.18 chromosome 40, RBS_HiC_50CHRs, whole genome shotgun sequence harbors:
- the LOC127633619 gene encoding leucine-rich repeat, immunoglobulin-like domain and transmembrane domain-containing protein 1 isoform X1, translated as MFGRVFLALVLLSCVHLCPVNGCPDQCSCFYHKLSDGSKSRSVMCNDPELTVIPNNFPLDTSKLRIEKTTISRITTETFHYLSSLEYLWMSFNSLSAVSADAFHGLYALDELRMDGNVLTSFPWECLMDMPSLRLLDLHNNKISSIPAEATVYIKNLTYLDLSSNSLATIPAEVLSSWFSLKAPQETENSKIILGLHDNPWQCDCRLFDLMQFQKFPSSSVAFIDTRLHCAEPESLSGVLFSNTELRKCQIPRVHTAVARVRSSIGNNVLLRCGTIGVPIPELSWTRADGKSMNGTGTFVQQEVSKEGIIWSVLSIPAVSYRDSGKYVCRATNFVGSADASISLVISDTWQIDEAVAKRNRGKKNGGFGRAAYQEKLIAKYVPPASTAAAVPIIEPLYGPKATATIQIESYSVSDYASNAKPAAPPAAAAGTDSVGKLEKNVLSNLEANASSLQQGQERRVVRSVKIIGDTDHTVSLNWRAPSATNTTSFSVLYAVFGERDMRRINVSPGKNGITIEGLVPKTKYIACVCVKGLIPKKEQCVIFSTDEAASASGTQKLINVVVITVACVIAVPLTLIVCCGALKRRLQKLLGRKSKDIQDSYVTFETLSPGTKAKGLEGEFLSKLHQDESNRLLSARSSVDSVATARTEGQPNEYFC; from the exons ATGTTCGGACGGGTGTTTTTGGCTTTGGTGCTGCTGTCCTGTGTCCATCTGTGTCCCGTCAACGGCTGTCCAGATCAATGCAGCTGCTTCTACCACAAACTGAGCGACGGATCCAAATCCAG GAGCGTCATGTGTAATGACCCTGAACTCACGGTTATCCCAAACAACTTTCCCTTGGACACTTCCAAACTCCGCATTGAGAAAACCACCATCAGTCGGATCACCACGGAAACATTTCATTACCTCAGCAGTCTGGAATACCTCTGGATGTCCTTCAACTCGCTCTCTGCCGTAAGCGCGGACGCTTTCCATGGACTTTATGCCTTGGATGAATTACGGATGGATGGGAATGTTCTCACCTCTTTTCCATGGGAATGTTTGATGGATATGCCGAGTCTTCGGCTTCTGGATTTGCACAACAATAAGATCAGCAGCATCCCAGCTGAAGCGACCGTTTACATTAAAAACCTGACGTATCTGGATCTGTCGAGCAACAGTCTGGCCACCATTCCGGCGGAAGTTCTGTCTTCATGGTTTTCTCTGAAAGCTCCTCAGGAAACAGAGAATTCCAAAATTATATTGG GTCTCCATGACAACCCCTGGCAGTGTGACTGTCGTCTGTTTGATTTGATGCAGTTCCAAAAGTTTCCTTCATCGTCCGTGGCGTTCATCGATACTCGTCTGCACTGCGCGGAGCCAGAGAGCCTGTCGGGAGTTTTGTTTTCCAATACGGAGCTCCGAAAGTGTCAGATTCCACGAGTGCACACGGCAGTCGCAAGAGTCCGTAGCTCCATCGGCAACAATGTCCTGCTGCGCTGCGGGACCATCGGAGTGCCGATTCCGGAGCTGTCCTGGACAAGAGCCGACGGCAAATCCATGAACGGCACTGGTACGTTTG TTCAACAGGAAGTGTCTAAAGAGGGCATCATCTGGTCAGTCCTCAGCATTCCTGCCGTTTCCTACCGCGATTCAGGAAAATACGTTTGCAGAGCCACCAACTTCGTGGGGAGCGCGGATGCCAGTATCTCGCTCGTCATTTCTGATACGTGGCAAATTGACGAAGCGGTTGCCAAGAGAAACCGAGGCAAGAAGAACGGTGGATTCGGACGAGCGGCATATCAAGAGAAACTCATTGCCAAATATGTGCCGCCTGCCTCAACAGCAGCCGCTGTGCCCATTATTGAGCCCCTATACGGGCCAAAAGCCACGGCAACCATCCAGATCGAAAGCTACAGCGTCTCTGATTACGCTTCCAACGCTAAACCCGCAGCTCCACCTGCAGCTGCTGCAGGAACCGACAGCGTGGGGAAGCTGGAGAAAAATGTGTTGAGTAACCTCGAAGCGAACGCCTCCTCTCTTCAGCAGGGACAAGAACGCAGGGTAGTTCGTTCTGTTAAAATCATTGGCGACACGGATCACACGGTATCGCTAAACTGGCGCGCGCCCTCTGCGACCAACACCACGTCGTTCAGCGTTCTGTACGCTGTGTTCGGTGAGCGAGACATGCGTCGCATTAATGTCAGTCCGGGCAAGAATGGCATCACGATCGAAGGGTTGGTGCCCAAAACAAAGTACATCGCTTGCGTGTGTGTGAAAGGACTCATTCCCAAGAAAGAGCAGTGTGTGATTTTCTCTACGGACGAGGCGGCCAGTGCCAGCGGCACACAGAAACTCATTAACGTTGTCGTCATCACAGTCGCGTGTGTCATCGCCGTTCCTCTGACGCTCATCGTGTGCTGCGGCGCGCTAAAGAGAAGGTTGCAAAAACTGCTCGGCAGAAAGTCTAAAGATATTCAAGATTCATATGTGACGTTTGAGACTCTTTCTCCAGGAACTAAAGCTAAAGGTTTAGAGGGAGAATTTCTGAGCAAACTCCACCAGGACGAATCAAACCGTCTGCTGTCCGCCCGCTCTAGTGTCGACTCAGTGGCCACGGCCCGGACTGAAGGACAGCCGAACGAGTACTTCTGCTGA
- the LOC127633619 gene encoding leucine-rich repeat, immunoglobulin-like domain and transmembrane domain-containing protein 1 isoform X2 yields MFGRVFLALVLLSCVHLCPVNGCPDQCSCFYHKLSDGSKSRSVMCNDPELTVIPNNFPLDTSKLRIEKTTISRITTETFHYLSSLEYLWMSFNSLSAVSADAFHGLYALDELRMDGNVLTSFPWECLMDMPSLRLLDLHNNKISSIPAEATVYIKNLTYLDLSSNSLATIPAEVLSSWFSLKAPQETENSKIILGLHDNPWQCDCRLFDLMQFQKFPSSSVAFIDTRLHCAEPESLSGVLFSNTELRKCQIPRVHTAVARVRSSIGNNVLLRCGTIGVPIPELSWTRADGKSMNGTVQQEVSKEGIIWSVLSIPAVSYRDSGKYVCRATNFVGSADASISLVISDTWQIDEAVAKRNRGKKNGGFGRAAYQEKLIAKYVPPASTAAAVPIIEPLYGPKATATIQIESYSVSDYASNAKPAAPPAAAAGTDSVGKLEKNVLSNLEANASSLQQGQERRVVRSVKIIGDTDHTVSLNWRAPSATNTTSFSVLYAVFGERDMRRINVSPGKNGITIEGLVPKTKYIACVCVKGLIPKKEQCVIFSTDEAASASGTQKLINVVVITVACVIAVPLTLIVCCGALKRRLQKLLGRKSKDIQDSYVTFETLSPGTKAKGLEGEFLSKLHQDESNRLLSARSSVDSVATARTEGQPNEYFC; encoded by the exons ATGTTCGGACGGGTGTTTTTGGCTTTGGTGCTGCTGTCCTGTGTCCATCTGTGTCCCGTCAACGGCTGTCCAGATCAATGCAGCTGCTTCTACCACAAACTGAGCGACGGATCCAAATCCAG GAGCGTCATGTGTAATGACCCTGAACTCACGGTTATCCCAAACAACTTTCCCTTGGACACTTCCAAACTCCGCATTGAGAAAACCACCATCAGTCGGATCACCACGGAAACATTTCATTACCTCAGCAGTCTGGAATACCTCTGGATGTCCTTCAACTCGCTCTCTGCCGTAAGCGCGGACGCTTTCCATGGACTTTATGCCTTGGATGAATTACGGATGGATGGGAATGTTCTCACCTCTTTTCCATGGGAATGTTTGATGGATATGCCGAGTCTTCGGCTTCTGGATTTGCACAACAATAAGATCAGCAGCATCCCAGCTGAAGCGACCGTTTACATTAAAAACCTGACGTATCTGGATCTGTCGAGCAACAGTCTGGCCACCATTCCGGCGGAAGTTCTGTCTTCATGGTTTTCTCTGAAAGCTCCTCAGGAAACAGAGAATTCCAAAATTATATTGG GTCTCCATGACAACCCCTGGCAGTGTGACTGTCGTCTGTTTGATTTGATGCAGTTCCAAAAGTTTCCTTCATCGTCCGTGGCGTTCATCGATACTCGTCTGCACTGCGCGGAGCCAGAGAGCCTGTCGGGAGTTTTGTTTTCCAATACGGAGCTCCGAAAGTGTCAGATTCCACGAGTGCACACGGCAGTCGCAAGAGTCCGTAGCTCCATCGGCAACAATGTCCTGCTGCGCTGCGGGACCATCGGAGTGCCGATTCCGGAGCTGTCCTGGACAAGAGCCGACGGCAAATCCATGAACGGCACTG TTCAACAGGAAGTGTCTAAAGAGGGCATCATCTGGTCAGTCCTCAGCATTCCTGCCGTTTCCTACCGCGATTCAGGAAAATACGTTTGCAGAGCCACCAACTTCGTGGGGAGCGCGGATGCCAGTATCTCGCTCGTCATTTCTGATACGTGGCAAATTGACGAAGCGGTTGCCAAGAGAAACCGAGGCAAGAAGAACGGTGGATTCGGACGAGCGGCATATCAAGAGAAACTCATTGCCAAATATGTGCCGCCTGCCTCAACAGCAGCCGCTGTGCCCATTATTGAGCCCCTATACGGGCCAAAAGCCACGGCAACCATCCAGATCGAAAGCTACAGCGTCTCTGATTACGCTTCCAACGCTAAACCCGCAGCTCCACCTGCAGCTGCTGCAGGAACCGACAGCGTGGGGAAGCTGGAGAAAAATGTGTTGAGTAACCTCGAAGCGAACGCCTCCTCTCTTCAGCAGGGACAAGAACGCAGGGTAGTTCGTTCTGTTAAAATCATTGGCGACACGGATCACACGGTATCGCTAAACTGGCGCGCGCCCTCTGCGACCAACACCACGTCGTTCAGCGTTCTGTACGCTGTGTTCGGTGAGCGAGACATGCGTCGCATTAATGTCAGTCCGGGCAAGAATGGCATCACGATCGAAGGGTTGGTGCCCAAAACAAAGTACATCGCTTGCGTGTGTGTGAAAGGACTCATTCCCAAGAAAGAGCAGTGTGTGATTTTCTCTACGGACGAGGCGGCCAGTGCCAGCGGCACACAGAAACTCATTAACGTTGTCGTCATCACAGTCGCGTGTGTCATCGCCGTTCCTCTGACGCTCATCGTGTGCTGCGGCGCGCTAAAGAGAAGGTTGCAAAAACTGCTCGGCAGAAAGTCTAAAGATATTCAAGATTCATATGTGACGTTTGAGACTCTTTCTCCAGGAACTAAAGCTAAAGGTTTAGAGGGAGAATTTCTGAGCAAACTCCACCAGGACGAATCAAACCGTCTGCTGTCCGCCCGCTCTAGTGTCGACTCAGTGGCCACGGCCCGGACTGAAGGACAGCCGAACGAGTACTTCTGCTGA
- the LOC127633643 gene encoding RPE-retinal G protein-coupled receptor-like, with translation MGANTLPEGFTDFDMFAFGSALLIGGLLGFFLNVMSAAAFLRVREMRTPGNFFIFNLAVADIGLNINGLVAAYASYLRYWPFGSEGCQIHAFQGMVSILAAISFLGAVAWDRYHQYCTKQKMFWSTAGTISTIIWILAIFWAAMPLPAIGWGEFDFEPMRTCCTLDYTKGDRNYITYMLTITVLFLAFPVMILQSSYNGIYAYFKKTHRYKFNTGVPLKVLLFCWGPYVIMCIYACFENVTLVSPKLRMVLPVLAKTSPIFHAILYAYGNELYGEGLWQFLMGQKSADRKK, from the exons ATGGGTGCAAACACGTTACCGGAGGGCTTCACGGATTTTGACATGTTCGCCTTCGGATCCGCGCTGCTGATCGGCG GTCTTCTCGGCTTCTTCCTTAATGTCATGTCGGCCGCTGCGTTCCTCAGAGTTCGTGAGATGAGAACACCCGGTAACTTCTTCATCTTTAATCTCGCGGTCGCCGATATCGGTCTGAACATCAACGGGCTGGTGGCGGCGTATGCCAGTTATCTGAG ATACTGGCCGTTCGGTTCAGAGGGGTGTCAGATTCACGCCTTTCAGGGAATGGTGTCGATTCTGGCCGCCATCAGTTTTCTTGGTGCAGTCGCTTGGGACAGATACCACCAGTACTGCACGA AGCAGAAGATGTTCTGGAGCACCGCCGGGACCATCAGCACCATCATCTGGATTCTGGCCATATTCTGGGCGGCCATGCCGCTGCCTGCGATTGGCTGGGGAGAGTTTGACTTTGAGCCAATGAGAACGTGCTGTACCCTCGACTACACTAAAGGAGACCG GAATTACATCACCTACATGTTGACCATCACTGTCCTCTTTTTAGCTTTTCCTGTCATGATTTTGCAGTCGTCCTACAATGGCATCTACGCATATTTCAAAAAGACACACCGCTATAAG TTTAATACAGGTGTACCTCTAAAGGTGCTTTTGTTCTGCTGGGGTCCGTATGTAATAATGTGCATATACGCCTGCTTTGAGAACGTTACTCTCGTGTCGCCAAAGCTCAGAATG GTCCTGCCAGTCCTCGCCAAAACATCTCCAATATTCCATGCCATCCTGTACGCGTACGGAAACGAATTGTACGGTGAAGGACTGTGGCAGTTCCTGATGGGACAGAAATCAGCCGATAGAAAGAAATAA